TTAAACGGGCGGAGTGTATAGGACTACATGAGGCGTTGGATTTTAAGAAATATGGCAtaactacacagctacttttgcataggtactatttctgtaccatAAATGTGTAGTATTGGAAATCTACTTTTACATGTAATATtaagtactattttgttactttaaaattattgtaatatttatgtacttgtattttacagtacttgatttgtactttcAATTTTGGTACAGAAAAAATACTTTTTGGTTATACCGTTACATTTTCCGCATTTTTGAAGTTTGTCTATTTTAAATCTCTTatagttatgattttcaaacatggaatattgtgatcACTGTTAGTATTTTTTCTGTACCAAAATTAAAAGTACAGATCAAGTACTGTATAATACATGTACCtcaatattacaataattttaaagtaaagaaatagtactaaatattcaaagtaaatttccagtacaaTAGATTTATGGTACAGAAATAGTATCTATGCAAAAGTAGATGTGTACAAAAGATTCTGAATTACAGCTTGTACTTGAGACACAAATTCACAATAATGTCATATTCATGATAATTGTTTGGACTAGCATTGTTTAAGCAATTGTATGAAattcaaaagtatatatattcatCACCAAAATACGTCACTGTTTGTTTCGTTCTGTGCTGTCATTTTTGGAAGATGTTTGTTGTTATTCTGCGGTTTATATTTTGTAACAACTATTATATTATGTATGTGTACTGTTCTCTGTGATGAGTGTTCTAGCgtgtgtttgtgttgtatttctaTTACATAGTGTTAGTAATGTTAGCGATATGTTTTAACATTGCCGTTCGAGCGGCAGGTATGGCTATCTATATAACTAGGTTaaaccaaccattttttttctgaaaatgtttaatttgtacaaagtcaagaatattgcagtttttatTATAACAGTTCGTTACTATGAACGTTggcggttttttttttgtttgtttttgtttttgttttttttagggggagttgcacttcagtgtttcagTTGTTCcgtgtttttctttttcagattcatgacttttgaatatgtattctactgttgcctttattagagTTGTTGACAGTTTCAATACAGATCGATTGCCCTTACATAATTGTTACTTTATATCTCAACACATTATAGCTTTCACAGTTCCCTTGATGAACACCCGGCATATAGGACATCTCCGTAGAGCTGGTGCGCAGTTTGCGCAAGACGCCATATGTCCACATGGAAGAAAAACAATAGCAATTGGTTTGTCAAGGCATATTTTACAGGTCTGTTGATCTTTAAGGTTTTGATTTTCTTCCTCCAATCCTCTAATTGATACTGAAAAATAGAATATAAAGTAGCTATACAAATCTAACCCTATAGTGAATTGTACTGTCTTATTCCTTCGCCAACTCCAAGTtaactttatacattttttagtAAGCGTGAACTGGTTCTttcacaaatatgcaaatattaaagAAACCATACATATTGCTTATCATTCAGCTATAAGCCTGGATTGATATTGATAACTCCTGATGGCATGCTATAGTCTATAATCATGGCATATTTTATATATGATTAGATAAAGCTATAGCTATTTTCTTTTACATACCACACATGAAATAAGTTGTTTATGACTTAAAACATGCAAATATGTATTTACATTCAAGTTCTGGATCTAGTGTGGTTTCTGATTTCTCTTTAGGGGCTTTCTCACGACTACTTAGTTCTGGTTGTTCTGCTTGTCCCATGTTAAGAGTGTTATTTGACTCATGTCTGGTTGTGTTATCTTCCATCTGGAATATGGCTTCAAGTAGAGTTGTACCAGTGACTACTgtaattacattgtgtacatacaaaaatgtaataaaaagttaCAGTTTTAGTTCCATGTGTTATTTTTTGGGTTCTAAAAGCCTTATGACTCATTTTTAACAAGTGGGTAAGTGATATTGATTCTCTTAATACCGCTCTCAACCGCCATTccgaaatattgtttttttttattttgagcatGTATTCTAAAATGTATATGGAGGGACATTCTAGACAACCACgaaaacaatgtttattttttttttcttctgatgaAATCATTCTTATTATGGTTAACTCAGTGATGtaatacattgtacaatgtaACAAAAACCATATCAAATTTTGCAATCTTGTATCAACATTCTTTCAAAAAACAACATGTAGAGCTTAATCTCATTTTGATTTCATTGAAATAATTATGTCAAATgactaaaataaagtatatgataaCAGATGAAGACACtttaatatattcaaataaaaaaaaaccgtttAGATCTTGATCGGttgatactttaaaaaaaacatcaaggaAATTGGCCTCAAAGCTATTCTTTTTATGTTGACTAACTCAAAAGACTGGCAAATAATAGAAATACCTAATAATATCAATTGAAAGGTACATGTATACGAGAGTgataatttgatttaaatcaaTCCCTTAGTAGGATatataatgttggttttttttccacCCAGAAGGTAAACAATGTACATGTTTATTAATTTCAAGATGAGTAAATGGCCTTTCAAATatatgatatttaatttcattttattgagTTTGAACAACAACCAAATTGATTTGGCATGAAGAGTGTTTTGGTAGAAACTGATATGCAAAATTAAAATGTGTGGTCAGAGATCAAACTTATTCAAAATgttgtaaacatatttatatataaggtggttagttttctcgtttgaattgatttcgGGGCCTGTGATAGCTGAATATGCAGTATGGCATAATGATTGtttattattgaaggccgtaaggtgatctataattgttaatttctgtgtcatttactatcttgtagagagttgtgtcaatggcaaccataccacatcttcttattatatCTATAGCGTTTATTTTACTTCACATGTAATAAATCATGATGAACtaaattattttctatatatcaTTACAATATTTAGATCCAGTTCAGGTCTTAAATAGTTTGATAGATTCGTTTTATTTGACCgttgaatataaaaaatctaattccTTTGCGCTTATATGTAATCAGAAAGTCCATTTTCAATTGTATTTCTAAACGTGATGTAAAAACCTTTCGTTCCTTCTGCCTGAAGTAACTCAAATGCTTTCTTTATCACCATTTCACTGTATCCAAACTCTTTCACAGACAACACAGCTGGATGAGTTCTGAAATCATTTGTAACTTGGTTCTTGTCTGTCGTTGTAAAATCAGATCGCCTACTGCATAAATTCTGAAAAATcaaagattatataaaaaaaaagaagatgtggtatgattgccaatgagacaactatccacaaaagaccaaaatgacaatatatttaaattgtttatgtTGTATGGTGTGATTGCTGAAAGACAGTGATTTATTATCGTAATTGTCTGAGACAAAACAAGAGTGCACGTACTTGATAACTTGCagaaaataaataggaaaacccCAATTTCCCTCGCTTCGTTACAGAGCGCTATAAAAAATTAACCGAGGCGGTTTGCAGAATTCCATCTTCTATCTATTTGATACTCTTTCAAgcacaacattttaaagaaatctGATTCAATAGTATGACGAAAATTAAACTCATTATAGACAATAGTATTGAAAtcttgtatttgcgccagacatgcgtttcgtttacaaaagactcatcacatacatcagtgacgctcgaatttaaaaaaagttaaaaaaaataaaaataaaaaaaatattaaagtacgaagttaaatgGAATGCTTTATGCCGATACCTCTGATTCTTGTAGTATTGGCTGATATTCGTTTGATTGCACCTCGTCTATAAACTTCTCTCCTTTACTCTCTCTCACAAAAACACAGTTCTGGTACCAGCGAGCATGCTCTACCCAAGGCTGATCACCTGGCTCCCAATTTCGTAAGCCACCGCCACAGAAAAAGCAACGACAGTGATCCTCAATGCCTAAAATAGATATCGAATCAAGTATTTCCATATCATTTTGtgttaattcaaatagttttcatTACCTATATCACGTTTAAAAAGGTGTGTATCGGTTATAAAGTTCCACTATTGAGCAAAattattgaactaaaatttaagatggccgctgtgaaaaaaaaaatatgttggttACCCCATTGAGAACGTATCCTATGCTTttcaaaggacaaggtacgataaggcctATTTTTGGaccccctattttctcatttttcaaattctgaAACGAGAAAAATAGGGGGGCCAAAAACGGGCCTTATCGTAACTTGTCCTTTCGGTACTTCATCTGTAAGCCGCCCCACTAAAAGACGAACAGAACAACTTCATGCTTTTGTATGTTTCATCAAAAAGAAAGGCAGAGTATAATGTACAATTCGAAGGGCAATTTTGCTACGTTTTTTCCACACGTTCTAGAATTTGTCATATTCTTAAAGATATTAAACATTTATGAGGTTATACTCTTTTGAGAATATAAGATTTTAGGCTTATTACTTTGTATGAATGAATTCGCTCTCATTTATTTGCATTATATTATACAAGTAGTATACATGAACTAGTCTTTGCTTAATTTTATAATAACATGAACTATTCTTTGCTTAATCTTATAATATCATGATGATCCAATATATAAGTACTTATATGTTTACCAGTGAAAAAGAAACCTGCTGTAGCCATGTCTTCAGGAGTCTGTGTGAGGTAACTCGGCCAATGATTAAATGAATCTAGCCGTTTTGATCGAATGGAGTATTTTGAATATTTGGCTTTTTCAAGACACACTCCTATCTCTAACAGTTCTGAAGATGCTGTTCTTTCCATCAGCAATGAAGTTGATTCTTTCAACTGATTTTCGGTTGTGGTTGCATCTGATTTTTTAGTTTGTTGTTCTCTTTTGGAAGTTGAAACCATGTTTTGAATATTGTTCGTTGCAATTCCACGAGAAGCAACAGTTTCTGCAATTGGTCTGCTATCCGAAGGCTTACTAACGTGAGAAGGTCCGGAAGCAAAATCATTATAGTTTTGGTCACGTTGTGTTTTATCTAACGGCGAGGAGGAATTTCCAGACCTTATTTCGGCACAcggattttgataaatgttctcCTCTTGTATCTTACTATCCACACTTCCACCAATATTCTGATTTCCTTCATTATGTTTCCTTCTTTCATCTGATATGAAAGGGCAATTTGGGGATATACGTTTGTGAATTTCGAATGCTGATTCATTGCGTGTCCAACTGCTGTATCTAACACCGCAGCTAAAGCATACTACTTCATTTCCTCTTCCAGCATAATAAAAACCTGCCTCTGCCAATCTAGTTGCGAAAATTCCGGGAATATGTGGGAATGTAGCAAAAGTAGCAAATCTTGCACCTTCAAATTGCATAGTTGTAAATGCTTGTAATTGTCTATCATTTTGACAGTATAAACTGGTTTCTTCTGGAAGAAACGGATAGGCTTGGTACATGTATCCATAACAAGGAACATAGCTCCACGGTTTAATCAAATTGTCAAATATCCATTCTGATTTTACATGGAGTATATCCTGTGCATTCTTTCTAGTTTTTTCTACGGTTTTAAATTTCACCTTAATAGTGCGTGCTTTAAAAGATTCAGTTACGAGTTTAAgcaggaaaaaaataaacaacaatatcAGGATAGGGGAAAAAGATAATTTTCTTTGTCCGATTTCAGTTTTGGAGATAAAATGCATGTCCGTCCATTTTGGTGAAAGTTCATTTCTAGTTTGCACACCACATCCTTTCTGTTTTACAATTACTATTTTCTTTCGTTTACATACATCATCCCAATTAATAGGAACAGCCATTTTGATACTGAAATAGACATAATATTGAGAGGTATAAATTGACTAAAAGAGACCTTATAAGGAAAACAAAAAGGTCCA
This sequence is a window from Mytilus edulis chromosome 1, xbMytEdul2.2, whole genome shotgun sequence. Protein-coding genes within it:
- the LOC139514739 gene encoding baculoviral IAP repeat-containing protein 7-like, which codes for MAVPINWDDVCKRKKIVIVKQKGCGVQTRNELSPKWTDMHFISKTEIGQRKLSFSPILILLFIFFLLKLVTESFKARTIKVKFKTVEKTRKNAQDILHVKSEWIFDNLIKPWSYVPCYGYMYQAYPFLPEETSLYCQNDRQLQAFTTMQFEGARFATFATFPHIPGIFATRLAEAGFYYAGRGNEVVCFSCGVRYSSWTRNESAFEIHKRISPNCPFISDERRKHNEGNQNIGGSVDSKIQEENIYQNPCAEIRSGNSSSPLDKTQRDQNYNDFASGPSHVSKPSDSRPIAETVASRGIATNNIQNMVSTSKREQQTKKSDATTTENQLKESTSLLMERTASSELLEIGVCLEKAKYSKYSIRSKRLDSFNHWPSYLTQTPEDMATAGFFFTGIEDHCRCFFCGGGLRNWEPGDQPWVEHARWYQNCVFVRESKGEKFIDEVQSNEYQPILQESENLCSRRSDFTTTDKNQVTNDFRTHPAVLSVKEFGYSEMVIKKAFELLQAEGTKVVTGTTLLEAIFQMEDNTTRHESNNTLNMGQAEQPELSSREKAPKEKSETTLDPELELSIRGLEEENQNLKDQQTCKICLDKPIAIVFLPCGHMASCANCAPALRRCPICRVFIKGTVKAIMC